From the genome of Leguminivora glycinivorella isolate SPB_JAAS2020 chromosome Z, LegGlyc_1.1, whole genome shotgun sequence, one region includes:
- the LOC125241025 gene encoding uncharacterized protein LOC125241025, protein MFIPPTTATFLSRPLIHINRISPRIDQLLPEADDIVKEHAKLVQDINSLKQLVFVSPFADENRDYEDSIFQEIIETTTTRLPKKKTTTTAKPPPKTTKASSIPIVLLGGASNQRQVVKSQPIKFPKTSISLVGTSVSPLLKHPYPFVMQETSRRPIKVCMTTMPTMYTTPRPPSLWERLIRAIIPR, encoded by the coding sequence ATGTTCATTCCGCCCACGACGGCTACATTTCTTAGCAGACCACTGATACATATCAACAGAATATCGCCTAGGATCGATCAACTTCTGCCCGAAGCCGACGACATAGTGAAGGAGCACGCGAAACTCGTGCAAGATATTAACAGTTTGAAACAACTCGTGTTTGTGTCCCCTTTTGCGGACGAAAACCGAGACTACGAAGATTCCATTTTCCAAGAAATTATAGAGACTACTACTACACGGTTGCCGAAGAAGAAGACGACTACTACAGCAAAACCGCCCCCAAAGACGACCAAGGCGAGCTCCATCCCCATCGTCCTCCTAGGAGGCGCCAGCAACCAGCGGCAAGTCGTCAAAAGTCAGCCGATCAAGTTTCCTAAGACGTCTATAAGCTTGGTTGGGACTTCCGTATCTCCGTTATTAAAACATCCCTATCCTTTTGTGATGCAGGAGACGTCACGGAGACCTATCAAAGTGTGTATGACCACCATGCCTACCATGTACACCACCCCCCGACCACCCTCCTTGTGGGAGAGGTTAATACGCGCCATCATCCCCAGATAG